GACAGGCCGGGACGGAGGGCGTCCAGGCTTTTCAGCTTTTCCGCAACCATAAGGCATGATCCTCGGTAGCGTTGAGTCGCAACCTCGAGGTATTTGGCAACGGCGGCATCGAACGGGGCCGCGTCGTGCAGAGCGTAAATGATGTCAGCAAACTCCTCACGCATGCTCCGCATCGTTCGCCCGACAATCTCCAGAATTTGCTTTGGGTTTTCTGAAGCTTCGATGCTCAACGCCGCAGCATTGCGAATCGGCGAAAGCGTCCAAATCTCAATTAGGGCCTGTAAAATCCCACTCTTGCCTCCAATGGAGGTATATACGGTTACCGCAGCAACGCCTGCGAGTGACGCGATGTCTTCAACCCGAGTCTTAAGGTATCCGCGCTCGGAAAAAAGTTTCCTGGCAGCTTTGATAATGGACCTACGCGTTTCCTCTGCGTATTGCTTCCGCAAGTTCATTCATTCCCTCGACAAAGAGCCCTATATTCGATATAGTCGACCTATAACGAAAGCGCGCTGTTGTTTCAACTGCCGCTACAAGGATGGTAAACGGTCAGCGGCGACGGGATACGGCCCATTCTGTTATGCAATGGACAAATTCAACATTCAAACGTCCGTGATTCGACTCGTCACGCATGCAGTTGAATCTCCTCGCCAGTAAGGGGGCGCATTGGAGAGGGCTACGTCGATAGTCTTCCAGTCGAAACCTTGCTGAACCGCTAGACGCAACCCAGGAGGTATGATGCCGATCAACGTGACTTTGCTTGCGCTACCGTCAGCCAGTCTTATGAACATTTTTGGCCCAGCGGAAGTGTTTGACCAAGTCAATGACCATCTGGGTAAGACCGTGTACCAAGTACAAATCCTTCCCGCCGGGCTTCGAAGACGAGCTTGCGAAGGGATGGAAACTGAGCTGGATGTCGCAGATTTAAGCCATTGCACGCATTCGACCGACACTTTGTTGTTGGCCGGAGGACTCGAATGGCCGGTCCAATTGCCGCGGAAGCAGATGAGTGGATTGGCGGGCTGGATTCGACTCTGCTCCACCCGGATCCGTCGCATCGGCGGGCTCTCCTCTGGAGGTCTGGTTTTGGCGGAGGCTGGCATTCTTAATGGGAAGCGGGCTACAACACACTGGTCTTACGCAGAGCGGATGGCCAAGAGCTTTTCGCAGATCAGAGTGCTTTCTGACCGCATATTTGTAAGAGACGGAGGTTGCTATACCGCAGCTGGGGGGACGTCAGCAATAGACCTCGCGCTGTCGCTTGTCGAAGAAGACATAGGTGAGGAAGCGGCAATCAATGTGGCGAAGCACATGGTGCTCTTCCTCCGCCGGTCGGGTGCTCAACCGCAATTGAGTACCACGCTTTTAGCGCAAACATCAGCTTCTCGGTCGATTAGTAATCTTCTGTTTTGGATTGCGGACAATCTCGACCACGACCTCTCCGTTAGTGAACTCGCAAAACGGGTGGCCATGAGCCCGAGGAATTTCGTGCGACACTTTACCCGCACCGTCGGCAAGACTCCTGGACGCCACGTGACTGAGCTGCGACTCGAGGCTGCGTGTCAACATCTTGCGAGCCCGAGCCTGAGCCTGTTTGAAGTTGCAAAAGCTAGCGGCTTTGGCAGCGTCGAAGCTTTCCGACGCCCATTCACAAAGTCCTTTGGCATTCCTCCAGGGGAGTACAGAATTCAATCGAAGGAAAGGGGCTGTACTGAAGCTCCTCCTGCTACCAGCAATGGATATCGACTCGGATGGACTTGATGATCACAGGCAGAAGGGGTTCCTATGACGGGCCAAGGACACGAGCAAAGCCGCCGCAAAGTCCGGATCCCGCTGGGCTCAAACGAAAACCTATACGCGTGATTCTTCTGGCGCTACCATCAAGCAGCCCAATCAATGTGTTCGGTCCTGCTGAGGTCTTCGGGTAGCCTGCTCCCAGCGGAAGCAGGACTGCTTAGACAGAAGCAAGCGACAACTCATTGGACGTACCTGGAGCACATGGCGACAAGGTATCCTGAGGTTCAAGTCCTTTCTGATCGCATCTATGTAAAGGATGGCTTCTGCTATACGGCAGCCGGTGGCAC
This genomic window from Granulicella sibirica contains:
- a CDS encoding GlxA family transcriptional regulator, whose amino-acid sequence is MMPINVTLLALPSASLMNIFGPAEVFDQVNDHLGKTVYQVQILPAGLRRRACEGMETELDVADLSHCTHSTDTLLLAGGLEWPVQLPRKQMSGLAGWIRLCSTRIRRIGGLSSGGLVLAEAGILNGKRATTHWSYAERMAKSFSQIRVLSDRIFVRDGGCYTAAGGTSAIDLALSLVEEDIGEEAAINVAKHMVLFLRRSGAQPQLSTTLLAQTSASRSISNLLFWIADNLDHDLSVSELAKRVAMSPRNFVRHFTRTVGKTPGRHVTELRLEAACQHLASPSLSLFEVAKASGFGSVEAFRRPFTKSFGIPPGEYRIQSKERGCTEAPPATSNGYRLGWT
- a CDS encoding TetR/AcrR family transcriptional regulator, with product MNLRKQYAEETRRSIIKAARKLFSERGYLKTRVEDIASLAGVAAVTVYTSIGGKSGILQALIEIWTLSPIRNAAALSIEASENPKQILEIVGRTMRSMREEFADIIYALHDAAPFDAAVAKYLEVATQRYRGSCLMVAEKLKSLDALRPGLSVNQARDVLWFYFGYWSWFTHREENGWSYDDAERWLVDAVTQALLKERGLRKSRARRAEKTSSLMS